One window of Tepidanaerobacter acetatoxydans Re1 genomic DNA carries:
- a CDS encoding HD-GYP domain-containing protein: MEKSTSMIPPTKKLVNISDCCEGQIAAEDVITNRGVFLLPQNTMLNAYIINQLINHGISQIYIYSEDEKQVSGISTQELMEAYSKSLNSVKIILHHLASGKKISHQEIAQTSNFILAKSESPFGVLKCINELKKADEYTYTHSFNVAIYGMLTAKWLGLSTEQIRHVITAGILHDLGKARIPSNILNKKGKLLPDEFNCMKKHTIIGYNMSKNITGLRHDVRQVILMHHEREDGKGYPFGVKGNKIHLYTKIISISDVYDAMTSDRVYKKRITPFDTFREFQSVGLGHFDTKIMITFLSNIANYYLGAKVIMNTGQIGEVVYLPPHNPSMPVVRIDSNYIDLNIDKKYCIKEMI, encoded by the coding sequence GTGGAAAAATCTACTTCTATGATCCCTCCAACAAAAAAACTTGTCAATATCTCGGATTGCTGCGAAGGTCAAATAGCTGCTGAAGATGTCATCACAAACAGAGGTGTCTTTCTACTACCCCAAAACACCATGCTTAACGCTTATATAATAAACCAGTTAATAAACCATGGAATTAGTCAAATATATATATATTCTGAAGATGAAAAACAAGTTAGCGGGATAAGCACGCAGGAGTTAATGGAGGCATATAGCAAATCTTTAAATTCAGTAAAAATAATCTTGCATCATCTTGCCTCCGGTAAAAAAATATCTCATCAAGAGATTGCACAGACCTCTAATTTTATACTTGCCAAAAGCGAAAGCCCGTTTGGTGTACTAAAGTGCATCAACGAACTGAAAAAAGCCGATGAATACACCTATACACACAGTTTTAATGTTGCTATATATGGCATGCTGACTGCTAAATGGCTTGGACTTTCTACTGAACAGATTCGGCACGTTATTACTGCCGGTATTCTTCACGATTTGGGCAAAGCACGAATACCTAGCAACATACTAAATAAAAAAGGAAAATTGCTTCCAGATGAGTTTAATTGTATGAAAAAACATACTATCATCGGTTATAATATGTCAAAAAATATTACAGGATTAAGACATGATGTCCGTCAAGTTATTTTAATGCATCATGAACGTGAAGATGGAAAAGGCTATCCTTTCGGAGTAAAAGGAAATAAAATCCATCTTTATACAAAAATCATTTCCATTTCCGATGTTTATGATGCAATGACTTCAGATAGAGTTTATAAGAAAAGAATTACACCTTTTGATACATTCAGAGAGTTTCAGAGTGTTGGTCTGGGACATTTTGACACCAAGATAATGATAACGTTTCTCTCAAATATCGCTAATTATTATCTTGGTGCCAAAGTTATAATGAATACCGGCCAAATTGGAGAAGTTGTTTATTTACCGCCGCATAATCCGTCTATGCCTGTCGTTCGTATAGACAGTAACTACATTGATTTGAATATAGATAAAAAATATTGCATCAAAGAAATGATATAA
- the amrS gene encoding AmmeMemoRadiSam system radical SAM enzyme has product MKEAMYYKKNNDGTIECGLCPHHCRISQGRTGICRVRKNIGGKLYSMNYGRVSSLAMDPIEKKPLYHFYPGSMIFSVGSVGCNFRCKFCQNWQIAQLTDIPTSKVSAEELINAAKQRQDNIGIAYTYNEPTVWYEFVLECAKLAKREGLKNVLITNGFIEKEPLQEILPLIDAMNIDVKAFHEDFYKDMVSGQLLPVKETVEEAQRKCHVEITTLIIPGINDSMEEIKALAQWLSSLRKDIPLHLTRYFPNYKLDILPTPVEKIKMARDTAMKYLDYVYTGNMIDEIGGNTYCPSCDKLIIERAGYQVQVKTEDNKCPKCGTPILLIKDSEK; this is encoded by the coding sequence ATGAAAGAAGCTATGTATTACAAAAAAAACAATGATGGTACTATCGAATGTGGTCTATGCCCTCATCATTGCAGGATTAGCCAAGGTCGCACCGGTATTTGCAGGGTTAGGAAGAATATTGGCGGTAAATTATATTCCATGAATTATGGCAGGGTTTCATCTTTGGCTATGGATCCTATAGAAAAAAAGCCTCTGTATCATTTTTACCCCGGCAGCATGATTTTTTCCGTCGGCAGTGTAGGATGCAATTTTAGATGCAAATTCTGTCAGAATTGGCAAATTGCACAACTTACGGATATTCCAACTAGCAAAGTATCGGCAGAGGAATTGATAAATGCAGCCAAACAGCGACAAGACAATATAGGGATAGCTTATACCTATAATGAGCCGACTGTATGGTATGAATTTGTACTAGAATGTGCAAAACTAGCTAAGCGTGAAGGCTTAAAGAATGTGCTTATTACCAATGGTTTCATTGAGAAAGAGCCGCTGCAAGAAATACTCCCACTTATCGATGCTATGAATATTGATGTAAAGGCTTTTCACGAAGACTTTTATAAAGACATGGTTTCCGGACAACTTTTACCGGTAAAGGAAACCGTAGAAGAGGCACAGAGAAAATGCCATGTGGAAATAACTACACTTATCATTCCGGGCATAAATGATAGCATGGAAGAGATAAAAGCTCTTGCACAGTGGCTTTCATCACTAAGAAAGGATATACCCTTGCATCTTACTCGTTATTTTCCTAATTACAAACTCGATATTTTGCCAACTCCTGTAGAAAAAATAAAAATGGCACGAGATACTGCAATGAAATACTTAGACTACGTATACACCGGCAATATGATAGATGAAATCGGCGGCAATACTTACTGCCCCTCGTGTGACAAACTCATTATTGAAAGGGCAGGCTATCAGGTACAAGTGAAAACGGAAGATAATAAATGCCCAAAATGCGGGACGCCTATTTTATTGATTAAAGATAGTGAAAAATAG
- a CDS encoding MFS transporter: MVENDETKSFIMVLFATIAFISTYYIMMPVIPKYMLNMGFDNLTIGTTMGLFSVSSMIARPVGGVWINTYNSKKVMLASIVIFFLTPFLIKMPYTLIGLALTLLVYGFTVGTFTVASANFTAEIASSENLVKFMGFNSISVIIAKGLSPAIGIKLIDNYNFNIAVYATVGAAVIALILILCISDVKIDAKADIDSNFIKVLLHPSVYLPTIVLFCGMVTFGAISAMLPVFADAKGITGTEYFFVINTAVVVITRLVIGRWSNRYLEQLIAFALAVLTASFILMSFVDSFDKLIIVAVIYGVGFALLFPLMTSLLVLTIQGVSRSMALGVFTAAFDLGVAAGVTLGGFSKYIDFERLYLFLAILPFIGFCLYQYIYRPFIREIR, encoded by the coding sequence ATGGTGGAAAATGATGAAACGAAAAGTTTCATTATGGTCTTATTTGCAACGATTGCTTTTATTTCTACATACTACATAATGATGCCGGTTATTCCTAAGTATATGCTCAATATGGGCTTTGACAATTTAACCATAGGCACTACAATGGGTCTTTTTTCAGTGAGTTCTATGATTGCAAGGCCGGTAGGGGGTGTGTGGATAAACACATATAACAGCAAAAAAGTTATGCTGGCATCTATAGTAATATTTTTCTTAACTCCCTTTTTGATAAAAATGCCATATACTTTAATAGGCTTAGCTTTAACCCTCCTGGTTTACGGATTTACTGTCGGTACTTTTACGGTAGCATCGGCAAATTTTACTGCTGAAATAGCTTCATCGGAAAATCTTGTAAAATTTATGGGTTTTAATTCAATTTCGGTTATAATTGCAAAGGGCTTATCACCGGCAATTGGAATAAAACTTATAGATAATTATAATTTTAATATTGCTGTATATGCTACTGTGGGAGCTGCGGTTATAGCATTGATTTTAATACTTTGTATTTCTGATGTTAAAATTGATGCAAAAGCTGATATTGATTCAAACTTCATTAAGGTGCTATTGCATCCAAGCGTATATTTACCAACCATTGTATTGTTTTGCGGCATGGTCACCTTTGGTGCGATTTCTGCAATGCTGCCGGTCTTTGCCGATGCTAAAGGGATAACGGGAACAGAGTATTTTTTTGTTATAAATACTGCAGTTGTAGTAATAACTAGACTTGTCATAGGGCGATGGAGTAATCGCTATCTTGAACAATTAATAGCCTTTGCCTTAGCAGTTCTTACGGCTTCGTTTATCTTAATGAGCTTTGTCGATAGTTTTGATAAACTTATTATAGTAGCAGTAATCTATGGAGTGGGTTTTGCGTTATTATTTCCGCTAATGACATCTTTGCTGGTGCTTACTATCCAAGGAGTATCGAGAAGTATGGCGCTGGGGGTGTTTACCGCAGCTTTTGATTTAGGTGTGGCTGCTGGAGTTACGCTAGGCGGTTTTAGCAAATATATTGACTTTGAACGGCTTTATCTTTTCTTGGCAATACTGCCTTTTATCGGTTTTTGCTTGTATCAGTATATCTATAGACCTTTTATAAGAGAAATTCGTTAA
- a CDS encoding DMT family transporter, which produces MLLYIDAGDILFLIAAFLAGVAMAGQGSMNSAVSKAIGLSESTFIVHLSATLVMFIILLLGLGNGNWANYTKVPWYYYAGGLIGVMITYGVVISIAKLGAAVATTSIIVGQVLAACLLDHFGLFGLEKVPMTWLKLLGVGFLALGAKLLLG; this is translated from the coding sequence ATGCTATTGTACATAGATGCAGGAGATATATTATTTCTTATTGCGGCATTTTTGGCAGGTGTTGCCATGGCCGGCCAAGGCAGTATGAACTCAGCGGTAAGTAAAGCGATCGGTTTATCTGAGTCTACCTTCATAGTTCACCTGAGTGCCACACTGGTTATGTTCATTATATTACTATTAGGTTTGGGAAACGGAAATTGGGCTAATTATACAAAAGTTCCATGGTACTACTATGCCGGAGGCCTTATAGGTGTCATGATTACTTACGGCGTAGTTATAAGCATTGCTAAATTGGGTGCGGCTGTAGCCACCACATCTATTATCGTAGGTCAAGTGCTTGCTGCATGCCTCTTGGACCACTTCGGTTTATTCGGTCTGGAAAAGGTGCCGATGACTTGGTTAAAGCTTTTAGGTGTTGGTTTTTTGGCATTGGGAGCAAAGCTGCTTTTAGGATAA
- the proB gene encoding glutamate 5-kinase: MKADIYKTIVVKVGTTTLVHENGKLNIAGMERLVRVISNIKNSGKNVVLVTSGAVGTGAGRLGIKGKSDIRIKQALAAVGQGILMQFYEKLFLEYGINVAQILLTKDDLENGVRRQNAFNTLTTLFEFDVVPIVNENDTIAVEEIVYGDNDTLAAVVATLIDADLLVLLSDVDGLYTLPPHEPGAEKIPYVKEITPEIEAIAEGTYSNLGTGGMQSKVKAAKIATEAGIAMAIIGGENPTDIYNILEGTNCGTFFEPKSKACTSKKNVI; this comes from the coding sequence TTGAAAGCGGACATATATAAAACCATAGTGGTCAAAGTCGGGACAACGACACTTGTTCACGAAAACGGCAAGTTGAATATAGCCGGAATGGAAAGATTAGTTAGGGTAATTTCCAACATCAAAAATAGCGGGAAAAATGTTGTTTTAGTTACATCAGGAGCTGTAGGAACAGGGGCAGGAAGGCTTGGGATAAAAGGGAAAAGCGATATTAGAATAAAACAGGCTCTGGCAGCGGTGGGACAGGGCATATTGATGCAGTTTTATGAAAAATTATTTTTGGAGTACGGCATCAATGTAGCTCAGATATTACTTACAAAGGATGATTTGGAAAATGGTGTCAGACGTCAAAATGCCTTTAATACTTTGACTACCCTTTTTGAGTTCGATGTTGTTCCTATAGTAAATGAGAATGATACAATTGCAGTAGAAGAAATCGTATATGGTGACAACGATACATTAGCAGCAGTTGTAGCTACGCTGATTGATGCAGATCTTTTAGTCCTTCTTTCGGATGTAGACGGCCTATATACCTTGCCTCCTCATGAACCCGGAGCAGAAAAAATACCTTATGTTAAAGAAATTACACCTGAGATTGAGGCAATAGCAGAAGGTACTTATTCAAATCTAGGAACCGGTGGCATGCAAAGCAAGGTAAAGGCAGCAAAAATTGCTACTGAAGCGGGTATTGCTATGGCAATTATCGGCGGGGAAAATCCTACTGATATTTATAATATTTTAGAAGGGACGAATTGTGGGACATTTTTTGAGCCAAAGAGCAAGGCATGTACATCAAAAAAAAACGTGATTTAA
- the dusB gene encoding tRNA dihydrouridine synthase DusB, translated as MQKPFQEIPLYLAPMAGITDMPFRTICKQMGADVLMTEMISTRGLVYNDNKTAKLLQVNPDENPIGVQLFGNAPKDFEESVKKIDDLPFDFININMGCPTPKIVKNGDGCALMKDVKLASSIIKVTARASRKPVSVKIRKGWDKDSINAVEFSSAAEDSGASMIIIHGRTREMFYSGKADWDIIKSVKDAVDIAVVGNGDVFTSEDAVEMLKKTGCDGIMIGRGALGNPWIFREVKYFLKTGKKTAAPTLKERLEIMLLHLNNAISYHGEHLGVLEMRKHLAWYIKGLPHSAPVKNALQQCRDVGSIEEILNNYFYRLKQTGY; from the coding sequence TTGCAAAAACCCTTTCAAGAAATTCCATTATATCTTGCACCTATGGCCGGTATTACGGATATGCCTTTTAGGACTATATGCAAGCAAATGGGCGCTGATGTATTAATGACAGAAATGATAAGCACGCGAGGACTTGTATATAATGATAATAAAACTGCAAAATTGCTGCAGGTAAATCCCGATGAAAATCCTATAGGAGTTCAACTGTTTGGCAATGCTCCGAAGGATTTTGAAGAATCGGTAAAAAAGATTGATGACCTGCCGTTTGATTTTATAAACATAAATATGGGCTGTCCCACTCCTAAAATAGTCAAAAATGGTGACGGATGTGCTTTAATGAAGGATGTAAAGCTGGCATCAAGCATAATAAAAGTGACTGCCAGAGCTTCTCGAAAGCCGGTATCTGTAAAAATTAGGAAGGGCTGGGATAAGGACAGTATTAATGCTGTTGAGTTTTCATCTGCGGCTGAAGACAGCGGGGCATCTATGATTATAATTCACGGCAGAACCAGGGAGATGTTTTATTCCGGAAAAGCTGATTGGGATATAATAAAAAGTGTTAAAGATGCGGTAGATATCGCGGTAGTAGGTAATGGGGATGTTTTTACTTCCGAAGATGCGGTTGAAATGCTTAAAAAAACAGGTTGTGATGGTATAATGATAGGCCGAGGTGCACTAGGTAATCCTTGGATTTTTAGAGAAGTAAAGTATTTTTTAAAAACAGGGAAAAAAACTGCAGCACCAACTTTGAAAGAAAGGCTTGAAATAATGTTACTTCATTTAAACAATGCTATATCCTATCATGGAGAACATTTGGGAGTATTGGAAATGCGTAAACATTTGGCATGGTATATAAAAGGATTACCACATTCTGCTCCTGTTAAAAATGCTTTGCAGCAGTGTAGGGATGTCGGCAGTATAGAGGAAATACTGAATAATTATTTTTATAGACTGAAGCAGACTGGTTATTAG
- the amrA gene encoding AmmeMemoRadiSam system protein A, protein MCKLSGYLMPHPPIMVEEVGRGETQKVISSVNAANVVGKEIKELSPDTVVIISPHGPIFADALCIYDFFLKGSLAAFGAPEVKMSFERDDDLANELRKRANQHGIPTVTTSEVRVARYGFKEELDHGVIVPMYFITKYYSNFKLLPLAFGMLPYEQLYAFGKLIQESAKVLNKKIAVIASGDLSHRLTIDAPAGYDPCGKLFDEKLVNALKKFDLEALRSIEPSIVERAGECGLRSVWIMAGALDGYKVRSEVLSYEGPFGVGYCIARFKPEEEKENLSGEFNKNSVKATDTQEKAEDPYVKLARYTLETYVKDGIIPDLPIEDLPEEMLTKRAGVFVSIKKHGELRGCIGTFLPTRKNIAEEIQRNAISAGCEDPRFYPVTAEELPELEYSVDVLTEPRPVYSLDELDPKKYGILVQKGFRSGLLLPDLEGVDTVEQQLNIALAKAGISPDEKYQIKKFEVVRHS, encoded by the coding sequence ATGTGCAAGTTGTCAGGTTATCTGATGCCGCATCCACCTATTATGGTAGAGGAAGTTGGCAGAGGCGAAACTCAGAAGGTAATTTCATCTGTAAATGCTGCTAATGTTGTGGGCAAAGAAATTAAAGAATTATCTCCAGACACTGTAGTTATTATATCTCCTCATGGCCCTATATTTGCCGACGCATTGTGCATTTATGATTTTTTTCTAAAGGGCAGTCTTGCAGCATTTGGGGCACCTGAAGTTAAGATGAGTTTTGAACGTGACGATGATTTAGCAAATGAACTGCGCAAAAGGGCAAATCAGCACGGTATTCCTACAGTGACAACCAGTGAAGTAAGGGTGGCAAGATATGGGTTTAAAGAAGAGCTGGACCATGGAGTAATAGTGCCGATGTATTTTATAACAAAGTATTATTCAAACTTTAAATTACTGCCTTTGGCCTTTGGCATGCTGCCGTATGAGCAGTTATATGCTTTTGGAAAACTTATACAAGAATCTGCAAAAGTGCTCAATAAAAAAATAGCAGTAATAGCAAGCGGAGACCTTTCTCACAGGCTTACCATAGATGCGCCGGCAGGGTATGACCCCTGTGGAAAGTTATTTGATGAAAAATTGGTAAATGCCTTGAAGAAATTTGATTTGGAAGCCCTGAGGTCGATAGAACCTTCGATAGTAGAAAGGGCCGGTGAATGTGGGCTCAGGTCTGTTTGGATTATGGCAGGTGCATTGGATGGCTATAAGGTAAGATCAGAAGTGCTTTCTTATGAGGGGCCTTTTGGAGTCGGCTACTGCATAGCAAGGTTTAAGCCGGAAGAGGAAAAAGAAAATCTGTCGGGCGAGTTCAATAAAAATAGCGTTAAAGCTACTGATACTCAAGAGAAAGCAGAAGACCCATATGTAAAACTTGCTCGTTACACTCTTGAAACTTATGTTAAAGATGGAATAATACCGGATTTGCCTATTGAGGATTTACCTGAGGAAATGCTAACCAAAAGAGCGGGAGTTTTTGTTTCAATAAAAAAACATGGAGAGCTTCGTGGATGTATAGGGACTTTTTTACCGACTCGCAAGAATATTGCCGAAGAGATTCAAAGAAACGCTATCAGTGCCGGATGTGAAGATCCGAGATTTTATCCCGTTACAGCAGAAGAATTACCTGAACTCGAGTATTCTGTTGATGTGCTGACAGAACCTAGGCCTGTTTACAGCTTAGATGAGCTTGATCCTAAAAAATACGGTATTCTTGTGCAAAAAGGTTTTAGATCTGGTCTTTTATTGCCCGATTTGGAAGGCGTTGACACTGTAGAACAGCAGTTGAATATAGCACTTGCAAAAGCCGGCATAAGTCCTGATGAGAAATATCAAATAAAAAAATTTGAGGTGGTCAGGCATTCTTAA
- a CDS encoding ECF transporter S component yields the protein MKTELTVNRRYTRTLTVSGLLGALSIVLGMTPLGFIPVPTAAGHATIMHVPAILGAILEGPMVGTLTGLIFGLYSLLRAGSALFADPLIAIGPRILIGIVTYGVYRLTRSEALAAACGTLTNTAGVMSLAVLRGYMPAAAAWMVVFTHGIPEMIIAVAITVTISRALRKSRR from the coding sequence ATGAAGACAGAGTTAACGGTCAATCGTCGGTACACGCGAACTCTGACGGTATCAGGACTTTTGGGAGCCTTATCCATTGTGCTTGGAATGACTCCGCTGGGCTTTATCCCAGTTCCAACCGCAGCAGGTCATGCTACCATTATGCACGTGCCGGCAATTCTAGGTGCCATCTTGGAAGGACCAATGGTAGGAACCCTTACGGGTTTAATTTTTGGCCTTTACAGTCTTTTGAGAGCAGGCAGTGCTCTTTTTGCTGACCCGCTTATAGCAATCGGCCCTAGGATACTTATTGGCATAGTGACTTATGGCGTATACCGTCTAACACGTAGTGAGGCGTTGGCAGCAGCGTGTGGTACTTTGACTAATACGGCGGGTGTTATGAGTCTTGCTGTTCTGCGAGGATATATGCCGGCAGCAGCAGCATGGATGGTAGTATTCACACATGGTATACCCGAGATGATAATCGCTGTTGCTATCACTGTTACTATTTCCAGAGCTTTGCGAAAAAGCAGAAGGTGA
- a CDS encoding glutamate-5-semialdehyde dehydrogenase, whose protein sequence is MILDIAKKAKEASCKIAGISTAVKNDALRMMAEALEQMKDEIIEANERDVAKAREIGLKEALIERLMLNSTRIDGMIKELLALVDLPDPVGNGTAIKRPNGLTLLKQKVPLGVVGIIYESRPNVTSDAAGLCIKAGNSVILRGGSEAINSNKAIVKALCQGLEKANLPTYCIQLIEDTNRERIQELFQMRDYVDVLIPRGGSALIKNVVENSRIPVIETGEGNCHIYVDEFADLSMAKSILINAKTSRPSVCNAAEKLLVHEKIAHAFLPEALQELQNFGVEIRGCERTRKIYPNVVPIKADDWSIEYLDMVIGVKVVDSIDEAVEHINRFGTGHSEAIVTKDYERANLFLSGVDAACVYVNASTRFTDGGEFGMGAEIGISTQKLHARGPMGLDELTTTKYLILGNGQVRN, encoded by the coding sequence ATGATTTTAGATATAGCTAAAAAAGCCAAGGAAGCATCTTGTAAAATAGCCGGTATTTCCACAGCAGTTAAAAATGATGCGCTGCGCATGATGGCAGAAGCACTTGAACAAATGAAAGATGAAATAATTGAGGCAAATGAAAGAGATGTTGCAAAAGCTCGTGAAATAGGTTTAAAGGAAGCATTAATAGAAAGACTTATGTTAAACAGCACTCGGATTGACGGTATGATAAAAGAGCTTTTGGCACTTGTTGACCTTCCAGATCCTGTAGGAAACGGTACAGCAATTAAGCGGCCCAATGGTCTCACCTTATTAAAACAAAAGGTGCCGTTGGGTGTAGTCGGCATAATATATGAATCTCGTCCTAACGTTACTTCGGATGCTGCAGGCCTTTGCATAAAAGCAGGAAACAGTGTCATCCTTAGAGGTGGGTCTGAGGCAATTAATTCTAATAAGGCTATAGTTAAAGCGCTTTGCCAAGGGCTTGAAAAGGCAAATCTTCCCACATACTGTATACAACTAATAGAAGATACCAATCGAGAGAGGATTCAAGAACTTTTCCAAATGAGGGATTATGTCGATGTATTGATTCCTCGCGGTGGCAGTGCTCTAATTAAAAATGTTGTGGAAAATTCCAGGATACCTGTAATAGAAACAGGTGAAGGTAATTGCCATATATATGTTGATGAATTTGCCGATCTTAGCATGGCAAAGAGTATTCTTATAAATGCAAAGACCAGCAGACCTTCTGTATGTAATGCAGCGGAGAAACTGCTTGTTCATGAGAAAATTGCTCATGCATTTTTACCGGAGGCTTTGCAAGAACTGCAAAACTTCGGAGTAGAGATTCGCGGATGTGAAAGAACGAGAAAGATTTACCCAAATGTTGTGCCTATAAAAGCAGATGATTGGTCTATTGAATATTTAGACATGGTTATCGGTGTTAAAGTAGTAGACAGTATCGATGAAGCCGTGGAGCATATCAACCGTTTCGGAACAGGCCATTCTGAAGCCATTGTTACTAAAGACTACGAAAGGGCAAATTTATTCCTCTCAGGGGTGGATGCGGCTTGCGTATATGTGAATGCCTCCACACGGTTTACTGATGGAGGCGAATTTGGCATGGGGGCAGAAATAGGAATCAGCACGCAAAAACTCCATGCTAGGGGTCCAATGGGACTTGACGAACTTACTACAACAAAATATTTGATTTTGGGTAATGGCCAGGTACGCAATTAA
- a CDS encoding type III pantothenate kinase, with product MILAIDVGNTNMVFGIYENENLKASYRIATHHEYTEDEYSLVFNSLLGFRDINPASIEGGIISSVVPSLTIVLEKMCKKYFYFTPIVVGPGIKSGINIKYENPKEVGADRIVNAAAAFHKYGGPVIIVDFGTATTFDALTAECDYLGGAIAPGIGISSEALFKTAAKLYRVEIAKPEKVIGKNTATSIQSGIYNGYVGLVENIVEKMKEEMGDGHVFTVATGGLAPLICSTTKNIDTVDMMLTLDGLKLIYEKNVS from the coding sequence ATGATACTTGCAATTGATGTAGGAAATACAAATATGGTTTTTGGCATTTACGAGAATGAAAATTTAAAAGCATCATATAGAATAGCAACACATCACGAATATACTGAGGATGAATACAGTCTTGTATTTAATTCACTACTGGGTTTTAGAGACATAAATCCTGCAAGCATTGAGGGAGGAATTATTTCCTCAGTTGTTCCGTCCTTGACAATAGTTTTAGAAAAAATGTGTAAAAAGTATTTTTATTTTACACCGATAGTAGTCGGACCTGGCATTAAAAGTGGAATAAACATAAAATATGAAAATCCTAAAGAAGTCGGAGCTGATCGTATAGTCAATGCAGCGGCTGCTTTTCACAAATACGGCGGTCCTGTTATAATCGTAGATTTTGGCACTGCTACTACCTTTGATGCATTGACAGCTGAGTGCGACTATTTAGGTGGTGCTATTGCTCCGGGAATTGGGATATCTTCCGAGGCACTGTTTAAGACTGCCGCTAAATTATACAGAGTAGAAATTGCAAAACCGGAAAAAGTGATAGGTAAAAATACAGCAACTAGCATACAATCCGGTATCTATAATGGATATGTAGGATTGGTAGAAAATATTGTTGAGAAGATGAAGGAAGAAATGGGCGACGGTCATGTATTTACAGTGGCTACCGGGGGTCTGGCACCTCTTATATGCAGCACAACCAAAAATATAGATACAGTAGATATGATGCTTACACTGGATGGCTTGAAGCTGATTTATGAAAAAAATGTTAGCTAG
- a CDS encoding shikimate 5-dehydrogenase: MEKFAFIIHPIEISDVYRKLKFMQKLPESMVEKAMKIVPPFTISHITGVKSQYNEAEGWFVTCPLTTKQMIELPEEYVIKKIIKAGKLAEKLGAKIVGLGAFTSVVGDAGITIAKNLNIPVTTGNSYTVAMAIEGTKKATEIMGKNIKDAQVLVIGAAGSIGKVCAQIMAKDCKFLTLAGRHTEKLEDVADKILKDTGLSVKITSNVRDAVRNADVIITVTSSLDAIIEAEDLKPGAVVCDVSRPRDVSKEVAEKRDDVLIIEGGVVEVPGDVNFNFNFGFSPKTAYACMAETMMLALEDRYESFSLGRDLTVKQVEEITKIANKHGFKLAGFRSFEREVTQEQIERIIRNAKKKSEQAS, from the coding sequence ATGGAAAAGTTTGCATTTATAATACATCCTATTGAAATTTCTGATGTATACAGGAAATTAAAATTTATGCAGAAGCTGCCGGAAAGCATGGTAGAGAAAGCAATGAAGATAGTGCCGCCTTTTACAATTTCACATATAACAGGTGTGAAAAGTCAATACAATGAAGCAGAAGGCTGGTTTGTAACTTGCCCGCTTACAACCAAACAAATGATAGAGCTGCCGGAAGAGTATGTAATTAAAAAAATAATCAAGGCCGGAAAATTAGCTGAAAAGCTCGGTGCAAAGATAGTCGGCTTAGGAGCTTTCACATCAGTTGTAGGAGATGCAGGCATTACCATTGCCAAAAATTTAAATATCCCCGTTACTACAGGCAACAGCTATACTGTAGCTATGGCAATTGAAGGCACTAAAAAAGCCACGGAAATTATGGGTAAAAATATTAAAGATGCTCAGGTATTAGTTATTGGGGCTGCCGGCTCTATAGGCAAGGTATGTGCACAAATAATGGCTAAGGATTGTAAGTTTTTGACATTAGCCGGTAGGCATACGGAAAAGCTTGAAGATGTGGCCGATAAGATACTGAAAGATACCGGCCTTTCAGTTAAAATCACTTCAAATGTCAGGGATGCTGTTAGAAATGCGGATGTAATCATAACCGTTACCAGCAGTCTTGATGCTATAATAGAGGCGGAAGACTTAAAACCGGGTGCGGTAGTGTGTGACGTTTCACGACCGCGCGATGTATCCAAAGAAGTTGCTGAAAAGCGGGATGATGTTCTCATTATTGAAGGCGGAGTAGTTGAGGTTCCGGGTGATGTTAACTTCAATTTCAACTTTGGTTTTTCACCTAAAACTGCCTATGCATGCATGGCAGAAACCATGATGCTGGCATTGGAAGACCGTTATGAAAGCTTTTCTTTGGGCAGAGACCTTACCGTAAAGCAAGTTGAAGAAATAACGAAAATAGCCAATAAGCATGGCTTTAAATTGGCAGGATTTAGAAGTTTTGAAAGAGAAGTAACACAAGAACAGATAGAACGTATCATACGAAATGCAAAGAAGAAATCAGAACAGGCAAGCTGA